In Mustela nigripes isolate SB6536 chromosome 2, MUSNIG.SB6536, whole genome shotgun sequence, a single window of DNA contains:
- the DPPA4 gene encoding developmental pluripotency-associated protein 4 encodes MEKAKGKKVTASEETREKQQAPGEPKLQKTSASGTNRKRSMKEDKEKKEEGSGKVRLRKKIPVPPLPLKLPPANMLHRDVLRAWCQQLKLSTKGQKLDVYKRICEYAYPDQQNIPVTAEEAKILSQSQRRSKMEQGEMSLEGFGKRVSSDGTYPPEVAAPPEGGAPTSVGSGALLEGVDTVVVTTSAPDAVFASWSRIAGRAGMTETVESPQEAHGVRWCVVHGKSLPADTEGWVHLQFHAGQAWVPEKRGRVCALFLLPACNFPPPHLEDNMLCPRCVRRNKVLMKSLQ; translated from the exons ATGGAGAAAGCAAAAGGCAAAAAGGTAA CAGCatcagaagaaaccagagagaagcagcaggctcccggTGAACCAAAGTTGCAAAAAACCTCCGCCAGCGGGACCAATCGGAAAAGATCCATGAAAGAAGACAAAG aaaagaaggaagaaggcagTGGAAAAGTAAGACTTCGGAAGAAAATCCCAGTTCCTCCATTACCTTTGAAATTGCCGCCCGCCAACATGCTTCACCGAGACGTCCTGCGGGCCTGGTGCCAGCAACTAAAGCTGAGCACCAAAGGCCAG AAACTGGACGTATATAAGAGAATCTGCGAATATGCTTACCCTGATCAACAG AATATTCCTGTCACCGCAGAGGAGGCCAAGATTCTCTCACAGTCACAAAGAAGATCAAAGATGGAGCAGGGGGAAATGTCTCTGGAAGGTTTTGGAAAAAGGGTATCTTCGGACGGGACCTACCCTCCTGAGGTGGCTGCTCCCCCTGAGGGTGGGGCACCCACCTCTGTGGGGTCTGGTGCTCTCCTGGAGGGAGTCGATACCGTTGTTGTGACAACTTCAGCCCCAGATGCTGTGTTTGCCTCCTGGTCGAGAATTGCAGGCAGGGCTGGCATGACGGAGACCGTGGAATCGCCACAGGAGGCCCACG gtGTCAGGTGGTGTGTGGTCCATGGAAAAAGTCTGCCTGCAGACACAGAAGGTTGGGTTCACCTGCAGTTCCATGCAGGACAAGCCTGGGTGCCTGAAAAACGGGGAAGAGTATGTGCCCTGTTCTTGCTACCAGCCTGCAATTTTCCACCCCCACACTTGGAGGACAATATGCTGTGCCCCAGATGTGTTCGGAG GAATAAGGTATTAATGAAAAGCCTCCAGTGA